A genomic region of Candidatus Krumholzibacteriota bacterium contains the following coding sequences:
- a CDS encoding oligosaccharide flippase family protein, with protein sequence MTRRTSILIVCRVANYAVLLLSPIFLVRIFDVEAYGQYREFVLYAMLFSQILLFGVNPNLIYFIPKHPGRERESITHTALFTLTTSTVGVAAILLGRDLIIDRTSLDFIAPLALYTFFFLNLDFLEYYWLGRKRSDYVLYYTTTRTLLRMAAIIVTAWTTRSVTAVIWALTLAEGVKWLFLFFYFRGFFTASLDRSLLREQLGFILPLGSASSITYLNNHLAKLFISITLGPEKLAVYTIGNYQIPIINIVRASVMDALFPEMTQANERDRLRLWQRANVIFCFLVFPVFVVFFWYASPFIETLFKKEYLAAVPLFRIYLVMLVINCFEMGSPLRTINRNIFFVLGSVFFLVVNLALILSLYRLIGFAGPAIAFIAGNLVNVGYLGHKIMRCYGVSIRGLFMWGKIARIAAATIAAIPVLLAGSFAGLHPVPRAVLFSLAYLAVYYLVVRFMRIDEVVFVSDKIFRRVTRR encoded by the coding sequence TTGACGAGACGAACGTCGATCCTGATCGTCTGCCGCGTGGCGAACTACGCGGTCCTGCTCCTCTCCCCGATCTTCCTCGTCAGGATCTTCGACGTGGAGGCGTACGGCCAGTACCGCGAGTTCGTCCTCTACGCGATGCTCTTCTCGCAGATCCTCCTCTTCGGCGTCAACCCGAACCTGATCTACTTCATCCCGAAGCATCCCGGCCGCGAGCGCGAGAGCATCACGCACACGGCGCTCTTCACCCTGACGACCTCGACCGTCGGCGTCGCGGCCATCCTCCTCGGCCGCGATCTCATCATCGACCGGACGAGCCTCGATTTCATCGCGCCGCTGGCCCTCTATACCTTCTTCTTCCTGAACCTCGACTTTCTCGAATACTACTGGCTCGGCCGCAAGCGGAGCGACTACGTCCTCTACTACACGACGACGCGGACGCTCCTCCGGATGGCCGCGATCATCGTCACCGCCTGGACGACGCGCAGCGTGACGGCCGTCATCTGGGCGCTGACCCTCGCCGAGGGGGTCAAGTGGCTCTTCCTCTTCTTCTATTTCCGCGGGTTCTTCACCGCCTCCCTCGACCGGTCGCTTTTGCGCGAGCAGCTGGGATTCATCCTCCCCCTCGGCTCGGCCTCCTCGATCACCTATCTCAACAACCACCTGGCGAAGCTCTTCATCTCGATCACGCTGGGACCGGAGAAGCTCGCCGTCTACACGATCGGCAACTACCAGATCCCGATCATCAACATCGTCCGCGCGAGCGTGATGGACGCGCTCTTCCCCGAGATGACCCAGGCGAACGAGCGCGACCGTCTCCGCCTCTGGCAGCGGGCGAACGTCATCTTCTGCTTTCTCGTCTTTCCCGTCTTCGTCGTCTTCTTCTGGTACGCGTCCCCCTTCATCGAGACGCTCTTCAAGAAGGAATACCTCGCGGCCGTGCCCCTCTTCCGGATCTATCTCGTGATGCTCGTCATCAACTGCTTCGAGATGGGCTCTCCGCTCAGGACGATCAACCGGAACATCTTCTTCGTGCTCGGATCGGTCTTCTTCCTCGTCGTCAACCTGGCCCTCATCCTGTCGCTCTACCGCTTGATCGGCTTCGCCGGCCCGGCGATCGCCTTCATCGCCGGCAACCTCGTGAACGTCGGATACCTGGGGCACAAGATCATGCGCTGCTACGGCGTGTCGATCCGGGGGCTCTTCATGTGGGGAAAGATCGCGCGCATCGCCGCGGCCACGATCGCGGCGATTCCCGTCCTGCTCGCGGGGAGTTTCGCGGGGCTGCATCCGGTGCCCCGCGCCGTCCTCTTCTCCCTCGCCTATCTCGCCGTCTACTACCTCGTCGTCCGTTTCATGCGGATCGACGAGGTCGTCTTCGTCTCCGACAAGATCTTCCGCCGGGTGACGAGGCGCTGA